Part of the Niallia alba genome is shown below.
ATGGCTAGGACACCAACATGGGCAAATGGTCTGTTACTTAGCGCTGATGGCTATGAGTGTCAGTTTTATCAAAAAGATTAAAATAAATTTTTTCAAAATCCTCAACAATCATTACCTCCTGTGGCTATTAGGTAGAGGAACTTTCCTCTGACTATATTGCAGGAGGTAATTCGTATGGACGAATTAGTAAAAATCAATTATGAAAATCAACGACCAACCGTACTCGGTCGTGATTTACATGAAGCCTTGGAAGTAAAGACCGCTTATAAAGATTGGTTTCCAAGAATGTGTGAGTACGGATTTGAGGAAGGGTCAGACTTTAGCTCATTTTTGAGCGAAAGTACTGGAGGCAGACCACGCATAGACCATCAGTTAACAATTGATATGGCAAAAGAGCTATGTATGATACAGCGTACTCCAAAAGGAAAACAATGCCGTCAATACTTTCTTGAAATAGAAAGACGATGGAATTCCCCTGAGGCGACCATGGCAAGGGCATTACAGTTTGCCAATCAACAACTAACTCAAGTAAGGAATCAAAATAAAGTGCTTGAAGGTACGGTTGCTGTTCAGAATCAGCAAATTGCAGAAATGAAACCGAAAGTCTCTTATTACGATGTAGTTTTAAATTGTAAAGACCTCATTTCCACCTCAGCAATTGCCAAAGATTACGGCAAGTCAGCTATTTGGATGAACCGCTATCTTAATAAAAAGGGCATCCAGTTTAAACAAGGCGGCATTTGGCTCTTATATCAGAAGTATGCGGAAAAAGGCTACACCAGTACTAAGACACATAGCTACCTTGGCAGTAACGGTGAACAGCATACAAAGGTCCATACATATTGGACTCAAAAAGGCAGACTCTTCATTTACGAACTGATGAAGGCGGACGGTATTTTGCCTCAGATAGAAATGGAGGGTGTGTAATGGGGATCAACAAATTTAACCATGAAGGATACCATGACCCAACTCCCCATGAAGCACTGACCAACATAATGAGAAAGGAAAAGGCAGAGAAAAAATCTGCCTTTAAGCCACTTGTATATATCTGTTCTCCCTATTCCGGTGATGTAGAAGGAAACATTAAAAAGGCTCGCAGTTTTTGCAGGTTTGCCTTAGACCAAAACTGTATCCCAATTGCTCCCCACCTTATGTTTCCGCAGTTTATGGATGATGAAAACCCAGAGGAACGAGAGCTTGCCATATTTATGGACATCGTTCTTATGGGCAAATGCTCTGAGGTGTGGGTGCTGGGCAATACCATCTCAAGCGGTATGGCAAGGGAGATTGAAGTAGCCAAGAAACGCAGACAAACGGTCAGGTATTTTAGTCCGGAGCATGAGGAGGTCGAAAGTTTATGAAAATTGCAGTGGGCAATAGTCGGATGGACAGGAAATGGAAAAACAAAGATATCTCCTGGGGGGATTTTTGCTCCCGTGTAAAGACAACACAACGTACTACAGAAACGGT
Proteins encoded:
- a CDS encoding phage antirepressor KilAC domain-containing protein is translated as MDELVKINYENQRPTVLGRDLHEALEVKTAYKDWFPRMCEYGFEEGSDFSSFLSESTGGRPRIDHQLTIDMAKELCMIQRTPKGKQCRQYFLEIERRWNSPEATMARALQFANQQLTQVRNQNKVLEGTVAVQNQQIAEMKPKVSYYDVVLNCKDLISTSAIAKDYGKSAIWMNRYLNKKGIQFKQGGIWLLYQKYAEKGYTSTKTHSYLGSNGEQHTKVHTYWTQKGRLFIYELMKADGILPQIEMEGV
- a CDS encoding DUF7768 domain-containing protein is translated as MGINKFNHEGYHDPTPHEALTNIMRKEKAEKKSAFKPLVYICSPYSGDVEGNIKKARSFCRFALDQNCIPIAPHLMFPQFMDDENPEERELAIFMDIVLMGKCSEVWVLGNTISSGMAREIEVAKKRRQTVRYFSPEHEEVESL